The following are from one region of the Luteimonas sp. MC1572 genome:
- a CDS encoding NUDIX hydrolase, translating into MTDARLDEQPEILYQGDWLRMVRRGHWESCERTHGKDGLAVLVIAVTPDDDVLFVEQYRVPLGARTIEMPAGLVGDDLEGDTLESAARRELIEETGWDAGRIDVLLVGPTSSGMSNERIAFARARDLRKVGEGGGVADENITVHAIPRATAPAWLMRKYAEGYELDLKLWAGLWMIDHEPDGSPAR; encoded by the coding sequence ATGACCGACGCCCGACTCGACGAACAACCTGAAATCCTCTACCAGGGCGACTGGCTGCGCATGGTCAGGCGCGGCCATTGGGAGTCCTGCGAGCGTACCCACGGCAAGGATGGCTTGGCGGTGCTGGTGATCGCGGTGACGCCGGACGACGACGTGCTGTTCGTCGAGCAGTACCGGGTGCCGCTGGGCGCACGGACCATCGAGATGCCGGCCGGCCTGGTCGGCGACGACCTCGAAGGCGACACGCTGGAATCCGCCGCACGCCGCGAGCTGATCGAGGAAACCGGCTGGGATGCGGGACGCATCGACGTGCTGCTGGTCGGGCCGACCTCGTCGGGCATGAGCAACGAGCGCATCGCCTTCGCCCGCGCCCGCGACCTGCGCAAGGTCGGCGAAGGCGGCGGCGTGGCCGACGAGAACATCACCGTCCACGCGATCCCGCGCGCCACCGCGCCGGCGTGGTTGATGCGCAAGTACGCCGAGGGCTACGAACTCGACCTCAAGCTCTGGGCCGGGCTGTGGATGATCGACCACGAGCCGGACGGATCGCCGGCCCGCTGA
- the pip gene encoding prolyl aminopeptidase encodes MRTLYPELEPYDTGRLQADDRHSLYYEQCGNPDGKPVVLLHGGPGGGCTDKMRRFHDPAKYRIVLFDQRGSGRSTPHADLVDNTTWHLVADIERLREKLGIERWQVFGGSWGSTLALAYAQAHCKRVTELVLRGIFMLRRWELEWFYQEGASRLFPEAWQRYIAAIPEDERGDLIAAFHRRLTSDDASTRLAAARAWSMWEGATSFLHVDDGFVADHEDAEFALAFARIENHYFSNRGFFEVDDQLLRDAYRIVDIPGVIVHGRYDVVCPVQNAWDLHQVWPKAEMVVTPGSGHSAFEAENVDALVRATDRFAQG; translated from the coding sequence ATGCGCACCCTGTATCCCGAGCTCGAGCCCTACGACACCGGCCGGCTCCAGGCGGACGATCGCCACTCTCTCTATTACGAGCAGTGCGGCAATCCCGACGGCAAGCCGGTCGTACTGCTGCATGGCGGGCCCGGCGGCGGCTGCACCGACAAGATGCGCCGCTTCCACGATCCGGCGAAGTACCGCATCGTGCTGTTCGACCAGCGTGGTTCGGGGCGGTCCACGCCGCATGCCGACCTTGTCGACAACACCACCTGGCATCTTGTCGCCGACATCGAGCGCCTGCGCGAGAAGCTCGGCATCGAACGCTGGCAGGTGTTCGGCGGTTCCTGGGGGTCGACGCTGGCGCTGGCCTACGCCCAGGCGCACTGCAAGCGGGTCACCGAGCTGGTCTTGCGCGGCATCTTCATGCTGCGCCGCTGGGAGCTGGAGTGGTTCTACCAGGAGGGCGCCTCGCGCCTGTTCCCCGAGGCCTGGCAGCGCTATATCGCGGCCATCCCGGAGGACGAGCGTGGCGACCTGATCGCGGCCTTCCATCGCCGGCTGACATCCGATGACGCGTCGACGCGCCTCGCCGCCGCGCGCGCGTGGAGCATGTGGGAAGGCGCCACGAGCTTCCTCCACGTCGACGACGGTTTCGTGGCCGACCACGAAGACGCGGAGTTCGCGCTGGCCTTCGCGCGCATCGAGAACCACTACTTCAGCAACCGCGGCTTCTTCGAAGTCGACGACCAGCTGCTGCGCGATGCCTACCGCATCGTCGACATTCCCGGCGTCATCGTGCACGGCCGCTACGACGTGGTCTGTCCCGTGCAGAACGCCTGGGACCTCCACCAGGTGTGGCCGAAGGCGGAGATGGTGGTCACCCCGGGCTCGGGGCATTCGGCATTCGAGGCCGAGAACGTCGACGCGCTGGTGCGCGCCACCGACCGCTTCGCGCAGGGCTGA
- the prmC gene encoding peptide chain release factor N(5)-glutamine methyltransferase, whose product MTGRRSVDEALRAARARIAPEDALPLLLHVLGRSHGWLYAHGDAPLADADAARFDALVARREAGEPVAYLVGRRGFWTLDLAVTPDTLIPRPETELLVEQALARIPPGAATRVADLGTGSGAIALAIASERPQARVVATDRSAAALAVAGANARALGLGKVEFREGDWFAPLAGECFDLIASNPPYIVAGDPHLGRGDLRHEPAAALASGRDGLDAIREIVAAAPAHLVAGGWLLLEHGWDQGVAVGGLLAAAGFAEVATVADLEGRDRVTLGRRGGAGEPAC is encoded by the coding sequence GTGACCGGTCGCCGCTCGGTTGACGAGGCGCTCCGGGCCGCCCGCGCCCGCATCGCCCCGGAAGACGCGCTGCCCCTGCTGCTCCACGTGCTGGGCCGCAGCCATGGCTGGCTGTATGCCCACGGGGACGCGCCGCTGGCGGACGCCGACGCGGCGCGGTTTGACGCATTGGTCGCACGCCGCGAGGCCGGCGAGCCGGTCGCCTACCTGGTGGGCCGCCGCGGATTCTGGACCCTCGACCTGGCGGTCACCCCGGACACGCTGATCCCGCGCCCCGAAACCGAGCTCCTGGTCGAGCAGGCGCTGGCGCGCATTCCGCCGGGCGCCGCCACGCGCGTGGCGGACCTGGGCACCGGCAGCGGCGCGATCGCGCTGGCGATCGCCAGCGAGCGGCCGCAGGCGCGCGTGGTCGCCACCGACCGCAGTGCTGCCGCACTGGCGGTCGCCGGCGCCAACGCCCGCGCGCTGGGCCTCGGCAAAGTAGAGTTCCGCGAGGGCGACTGGTTCGCGCCGCTGGCCGGGGAGTGCTTCGACCTGATCGCAAGCAATCCGCCGTACATCGTCGCGGGCGACCCGCACCTGGGTCGCGGTGACCTGCGCCACGAGCCGGCGGCGGCGCTCGCCTCGGGCCGGGATGGCCTCGACGCGATCCGCGAGATCGTGGCGGCAGCACCCGCGCACCTCGTCGCGGGCGGCTGGCTGCTGCTCGAACATGGTTGGGACCAGGGCGTCGCAGTGGGCGGGTTGCTGGCGGCGGCGGGCTTCGCCGAAGTCGCCACCGTCGCCGACCTCGAAGGCCGCGACCGCGTGACGCTCGGCCGCCGCGGCGGGGCTGGCGAACCCGCCTGTTAG
- the ahpC gene encoding alkyl hydroperoxide reductase subunit C, with protein MSVINTEIKPFKATAYHNGEFIEVSDADLKGKWSVVVFYPADFTFVCPTELEDLAINYDAFQKLGVNVYSVSTDTHFSHKAWHDTSDAIGKIQYPMIGDPTGTITNNFDVMRPGVGLADRGTFIIDPQGVIQSVEITAEGIGRDALEVLRKVKAAQYVAAHPGEVCPAKWKEGEKTLKPSLDLVGKI; from the coding sequence ATGTCCGTCATCAATACCGAAATCAAGCCGTTCAAGGCTACCGCCTATCACAACGGCGAGTTCATCGAAGTCTCCGACGCCGATCTCAAGGGCAAGTGGTCGGTGGTCGTGTTCTACCCGGCCGACTTCACCTTCGTCTGCCCGACCGAGCTGGAAGACCTGGCGATCAACTACGACGCGTTCCAGAAGCTCGGCGTGAACGTGTACAGCGTGTCCACCGATACCCACTTCTCGCACAAGGCGTGGCACGACACCTCGGACGCGATCGGCAAGATCCAGTACCCGATGATCGGTGACCCGACCGGCACCATCACCAACAACTTCGACGTGATGCGCCCGGGCGTTGGCCTGGCCGACCGCGGCACGTTCATCATCGACCCGCAGGGCGTGATCCAGTCCGTCGAGATCACCGCCGAGGGCATCGGCCGTGACGCGCTGGAAGTGCTGCGCAAGGTCAAGGCCGCCCAGTACGTCGCCGCCCACCCGGGCGAGGTGTGCCCGGCCAAGTGGAAGGAAGGCGAGAAGACGCTGAAGCCGTCGCTCGACCTGGTCGGCAAGATCTAA
- the ahpF gene encoding alkyl hydroperoxide reductase subunit F encodes MLEDDLKTQLKGYLERLQRPVVLVASVDDGTKSAELLELLEDIRAQSDKVSVEIRRDDDQRKPSFAVTSPGHDIDLRFAGLPMGHEFTSLVLALLQAGGHPSKAAPALLEQVANLKGEFRFETYFSQSCQNCPDVVQALNLAAVLNPGIRHVAIDGALFQDEVDAREVMSVPTVFLNGELFDQGRMSLEQIVARLDTGAAERAASEIAGKDLFDVLVVGGGPAGAAAAIYAARKGINTGVVAERFGGQVLDTMAIENFISVQETEGPRLAAQLEAHVRQYDVDIMNLQRAEALTQDADGITTVRLASGASVRGRTVVLSTGARWRQMGVPGEDKYRNKGVAYCPHCDGPLFKGKRVAVVGGGNSGVEAAIDLAGLVAHVTLIEYDDKLRADEVLQRKLRSLANVRIITSAQTTEVLGDGNRVNGLVYRDRAGGDSHRIELEGVFVQIGLLPNTEWLKGTLALSPRGEIEVDAAGRTSLPGVFAAGDATTVPYKQIVIAMGEGSKAALSAFDHLIRSSSPVVETAAA; translated from the coding sequence ATGCTCGAAGACGATCTCAAGACCCAGCTCAAGGGCTACCTGGAGCGCCTGCAGCGACCGGTGGTGCTGGTCGCCAGCGTCGACGACGGCACGAAGTCGGCGGAACTGCTCGAGCTGCTCGAGGACATCCGCGCGCAGTCCGACAAGGTCTCGGTCGAGATCCGTCGCGACGACGACCAGCGCAAGCCCTCCTTCGCCGTGACGTCCCCCGGCCACGACATCGACCTGCGCTTCGCAGGCCTGCCGATGGGCCACGAATTCACCTCGCTGGTGCTGGCGCTGCTGCAGGCCGGCGGCCATCCGTCGAAGGCGGCCCCGGCGCTGCTCGAGCAGGTCGCCAACCTGAAGGGCGAGTTCCGCTTCGAGACCTATTTCTCGCAGTCGTGCCAGAACTGCCCCGACGTGGTGCAGGCGCTCAACCTGGCGGCGGTGCTGAACCCCGGCATCCGCCACGTGGCGATCGACGGCGCCCTGTTCCAGGACGAGGTGGACGCGCGCGAGGTCATGTCGGTACCGACCGTGTTCCTCAACGGCGAGCTGTTCGACCAGGGCCGCATGAGCCTGGAGCAGATCGTGGCGCGGCTCGACACCGGCGCCGCGGAGCGTGCCGCGAGCGAAATCGCCGGCAAGGACCTGTTCGACGTGCTGGTGGTCGGCGGTGGCCCGGCCGGCGCAGCGGCCGCGATCTACGCCGCGCGCAAGGGCATCAACACCGGCGTGGTCGCCGAACGCTTCGGCGGCCAGGTGCTCGACACCATGGCGATCGAGAACTTCATCTCCGTGCAGGAGACCGAGGGTCCACGCCTGGCGGCGCAGCTCGAAGCGCATGTGCGCCAGTACGACGTCGACATCATGAACCTGCAGCGCGCCGAAGCGCTTACGCAGGACGCCGACGGCATCACCACCGTGCGCCTGGCCAGCGGTGCATCGGTGCGCGGCCGCACCGTGGTGCTGTCCACCGGCGCGCGATGGCGGCAGATGGGCGTGCCCGGCGAAGACAAGTACCGCAACAAGGGCGTGGCTTATTGCCCGCACTGTGACGGGCCGCTGTTCAAGGGCAAGCGCGTCGCGGTGGTCGGCGGTGGCAACTCGGGCGTGGAAGCGGCGATCGATCTCGCCGGCCTTGTCGCCCACGTGACGCTGATCGAATACGACGACAAGCTGCGTGCCGACGAGGTGCTGCAGCGCAAGCTGCGCAGCCTGGCGAACGTCCGCATCATCACCTCCGCGCAGACCACCGAGGTGCTCGGCGACGGCAACCGCGTCAACGGCCTGGTCTACCGCGACCGCGCCGGCGGCGATTCCCATCGCATTGAGCTGGAGGGCGTGTTCGTGCAGATCGGCCTGCTGCCCAACACCGAATGGCTGAAGGGCACGCTGGCGCTGTCGCCGCGCGGCGAGATCGAAGTGGATGCCGCGGGCCGCACTTCGCTGCCTGGCGTGTTTGCCGCGGGCGACGCGACCACGGTGCCGTACAAGCAGATCGTGATCGCCATGGGTGAAGGCTCCAAGGCCGCGCTCAGCGCGTTCGACCACCTCATCCGCAGCAGCAGTCCGGTCGTCGAGACCGCCGCCGCGTAA
- a CDS encoding LysR substrate-binding domain-containing protein — protein MNLRDLKYFIALAEHLHFGRAAAASFVSQPTLSTQVRKLEEELGVVLVERAPRKVMLTPAGRDVAARARRIVADVEQMRESARRSRDPEAGTVRLGVFPTLGPYLLPHVVPGIRARFPQLELLLVEEKSDVLLSRLQEGRLDAALLALPVNEEQLHLEFLFEEPFVLAVPDTHRLAGRDALSMKDIAGERLLLLADGHCLRDQALDVCHLSGASEKDEFQATSLETLRQMVAAGVGVTLLPTLAVKPPVARSDSIQLVGFRDPPPSRRVAMVWRKSSAMHEFLLALAQVLRELPPGLLAPGNGGARAPLHAPGTSGA, from the coding sequence ATGAACCTGCGCGACCTGAAATATTTCATCGCCCTCGCCGAACACCTGCACTTCGGGCGCGCGGCGGCGGCCAGCTTCGTCAGCCAGCCGACCCTGTCCACGCAGGTGCGCAAGCTCGAGGAAGAGCTGGGCGTGGTGCTGGTGGAGCGCGCACCGCGCAAGGTCATGCTCACCCCGGCCGGGCGCGACGTCGCCGCGCGCGCGCGGCGGATCGTGGCCGACGTCGAGCAGATGCGCGAATCGGCGCGACGCAGCCGTGACCCGGAAGCGGGCACGGTCAGGCTCGGCGTCTTCCCCACGCTGGGGCCTTATCTCCTGCCGCACGTGGTGCCCGGGATCCGCGCGCGCTTCCCGCAGCTCGAACTGCTGCTCGTGGAGGAAAAGAGCGACGTGCTGCTGTCGCGCCTGCAGGAAGGCCGGCTGGACGCCGCGCTGCTGGCGCTGCCGGTGAACGAGGAGCAGCTGCACCTGGAGTTCCTGTTCGAGGAGCCGTTCGTGCTGGCGGTGCCGGACACGCACCGGCTGGCCGGGCGCGACGCACTGTCCATGAAGGACATCGCCGGCGAACGCCTGCTGCTGCTTGCCGACGGCCACTGCCTGCGCGACCAGGCGCTGGATGTCTGCCACCTGTCGGGGGCGAGCGAGAAGGACGAGTTCCAGGCGACCAGCCTGGAGACGCTGCGGCAGATGGTCGCGGCCGGCGTCGGCGTCACCCTGTTGCCGACGCTGGCAGTCAAGCCGCCGGTGGCGCGTTCGGACAGCATCCAGCTGGTCGGCTTCCGCGATCCGCCGCCAAGCCGTCGCGTGGCGATGGTGTGGCGCAAGAGTTCGGCGATGCACGAATTCCTGCTGGCGCTGGCGCAGGTGCTGCGCGAACTTCCACCCGGCCTACTGGCACCCGGCAACGGCGGGGCGCGCGCACCGCTGCACGCACCGGGTACCTCGGGCGCCTGA
- the msrA gene encoding peptide-methionine (S)-S-oxide reductase MsrA, which yields MLGVGSWKQRMPTAGQALPGRDTPLPLHNIHHVHGRPLRGPFEGLGRVAFGMGCFWGAERLFWTLPGVETTAVGYAGGLTPNPTYREVCSGETGHAEVVLVVHDPAVVSFAQLLARFWEGHDPTQGMRQGNDIGTQYRSVIHCETAAQHAQALASRDAYQQRLAAAGLGAITTEIVYPAPVFHYAEDEHQQYLSKHPAGYCGIGGTGVSCPVGVGA from the coding sequence ATGCTTGGAGTCGGTTCGTGGAAGCAGCGGATGCCGACGGCGGGGCAGGCGTTGCCGGGTCGCGATACGCCGCTGCCGCTGCACAACATCCACCACGTGCACGGCCGTCCGCTGCGTGGCCCATTCGAAGGGTTGGGGCGCGTCGCATTCGGGATGGGTTGCTTCTGGGGAGCGGAACGCCTGTTCTGGACGCTGCCGGGCGTGGAGACCACCGCGGTCGGCTATGCCGGTGGGCTGACGCCCAACCCCACCTACCGCGAGGTCTGCAGTGGCGAGACCGGACACGCCGAGGTGGTGCTGGTGGTGCATGACCCGGCGGTGGTGTCGTTCGCGCAGCTGCTGGCGCGCTTCTGGGAAGGCCACGACCCCACCCAAGGCATGCGCCAGGGCAACGACATCGGCACCCAGTACCGCTCGGTGATCCATTGCGAAACCGCGGCGCAGCATGCGCAGGCGCTGGCCAGCCGCGACGCCTACCAGCAACGGCTGGCTGCGGCGGGGCTGGGCGCCATCACCACTGAAATCGTGTACCCCGCGCCGGTGTTCCATTACGCCGAAGACGAACACCAGCAGTACCTGTCCAAGCATCCCGCGGGCTACTGCGGCATCGGTGGCACCGGGGTGTCCTGCCCGGTCGGCGTCGGCGCCTGA
- a CDS encoding GGDEF domain-containing protein yields the protein MASRWRLALLHDWAFAAGVALLLALLVAASSDAFRGGLDGLAVTLGEPQGAGRAGAAADILVLPARHTGLTVVPLRVAFPAEAGDGPPWVVWVGRGAVDAIWLEGAGWQSARSDFFAPGGDDGTLPSGYMFPLRGDLGNDASIALHVVGSERGVMRVRLVRADAAMRIAQLGSAMSASIYAALFVLALLTLALYGAVRDRAFLQFFAAAVLALLASAADNGHLYALPVFGAASAWRGDGIRVLGLLFLAAVLPLLQRYAGTALAMPRLSRLADRHVWALFALAAVCLMRVEAFGGVLPGVALVAQLGAATLGLAMLVDAGRRRVPMAWSLVLLFALVAVASLVIEFVAHGRWLDPVWLRYGGQLVLAFAAAVLAVGLVSRVGQYRDQRDRDRIARAESETRMRREAARADLNAALQTALRGVPDTDLAWTAYRLLLEHLVPQVPVAFAAVLSRGHGGRDIDIVVPQASKAAVDAIVSGRLLPLKRQAANGIPLQQPVTVEGQHGVVAMEAVLPLAIRAPAWGVLLLQRTGGDSFNAAELALAGEFARATQVGIEHARAAVALQRSAELDALTGTFNRRTIDQWLGRGVAESVRSGQPISVLFIDLDRFKAINDRHGHGCGDACLRAVSKVLHSALTEGDLLGRYGGEEFIVVLPGRGGAAARAIGEEMRLAVECLVFEWEGQRVQLTASVGVATRLSDEDLPASLVERADKAVYAAKHGGRNSVHVAPAVFS from the coding sequence ATGGCGTCCCGCTGGCGGCTCGCGCTGCTCCACGACTGGGCCTTCGCCGCCGGCGTCGCCCTGCTGCTGGCGTTGCTGGTGGCAGCCAGTTCGGACGCGTTCCGCGGCGGCCTTGACGGGCTTGCCGTGACGCTGGGCGAGCCGCAGGGCGCGGGACGCGCGGGCGCTGCCGCGGACATCCTGGTCCTGCCGGCGCGCCACACCGGGCTGACCGTGGTCCCCCTGCGCGTCGCATTTCCCGCCGAGGCCGGCGATGGTCCCCCCTGGGTCGTCTGGGTGGGCAGGGGCGCGGTGGATGCGATCTGGCTGGAAGGCGCGGGCTGGCAAAGCGCGCGCAGCGACTTCTTCGCGCCGGGGGGCGACGATGGCACGCTGCCATCCGGCTACATGTTTCCCCTCCGCGGGGACCTGGGCAACGACGCCAGCATCGCCCTGCACGTGGTCGGCAGCGAGCGCGGGGTGATGCGCGTGCGCCTGGTGCGCGCGGACGCGGCGATGCGCATCGCCCAGCTCGGCTCTGCGATGAGTGCGTCGATCTATGCCGCGCTGTTCGTCCTGGCCCTGTTGACGCTGGCGCTGTACGGCGCGGTCCGCGATCGTGCGTTCCTGCAGTTTTTCGCGGCGGCCGTGCTTGCCCTCCTGGCATCGGCAGCCGACAACGGGCACCTGTACGCGCTGCCGGTGTTCGGCGCCGCGTCGGCCTGGCGCGGGGACGGGATCCGCGTGCTCGGGCTGCTGTTCCTGGCTGCGGTGCTGCCGCTGCTGCAGCGCTACGCCGGTACCGCCCTGGCCATGCCGCGGCTGTCGCGGCTGGCAGATCGCCATGTGTGGGCGCTTTTTGCCCTTGCCGCGGTGTGCCTGATGCGCGTCGAGGCGTTCGGCGGCGTGCTGCCGGGCGTGGCGCTGGTCGCGCAGCTGGGCGCGGCGACGCTGGGCCTGGCGATGCTGGTGGATGCGGGGCGGCGGCGGGTGCCGATGGCCTGGTCGCTGGTGCTGCTGTTCGCGCTGGTCGCGGTGGCGTCGCTGGTGATCGAATTCGTGGCCCACGGCCGCTGGCTGGACCCGGTGTGGCTGCGCTATGGCGGACAGCTGGTGCTTGCGTTCGCCGCCGCCGTGCTGGCGGTCGGCCTGGTGAGCCGGGTGGGCCAGTACCGGGACCAGCGCGACCGCGACCGCATCGCCCGCGCCGAGTCGGAAACGCGGATGCGGCGCGAAGCCGCGCGCGCCGACCTCAATGCCGCCCTGCAGACGGCGCTGCGTGGCGTGCCCGATACCGACCTTGCGTGGACCGCGTACCGCCTCTTGCTGGAGCATCTGGTGCCGCAGGTGCCGGTCGCCTTTGCGGCGGTGCTGTCGCGCGGCCACGGCGGGCGCGACATCGACATCGTCGTTCCCCAGGCCAGCAAGGCGGCGGTGGATGCGATCGTGTCCGGCCGGCTGCTGCCGCTGAAGCGCCAGGCCGCCAACGGCATTCCGCTGCAGCAGCCGGTCACGGTCGAAGGACAGCACGGGGTGGTGGCGATGGAAGCGGTCCTGCCGCTCGCCATCCGCGCGCCCGCTTGGGGCGTGCTGCTGCTGCAGCGCACCGGCGGCGACTCGTTCAATGCGGCCGAGCTGGCGCTGGCCGGCGAGTTCGCGCGCGCGACCCAGGTGGGCATCGAGCACGCGCGCGCGGCCGTCGCCTTGCAGCGCTCGGCCGAGCTGGATGCGCTGACCGGCACCTTCAACCGGCGCACGATCGACCAGTGGCTCGGTCGCGGCGTCGCCGAGTCCGTGCGCAGCGGCCAGCCGATCTCGGTCCTGTTCATCGACCTCGACCGCTTCAAGGCGATCAATGACCGCCATGGCCACGGCTGTGGTGATGCCTGCCTGCGCGCGGTGTCGAAAGTCCTGCACTCGGCATTGACCGAAGGCGACCTGCTCGGGCGCTACGGCGGCGAGGAGTTCATCGTCGTGCTGCCCGGTCGCGGGGGCGCCGCGGCACGCGCGATCGGCGAGGAGATGCGCCTTGCGGTGGAGTGCCTGGTGTTCGAATGGGAAGGCCAGCGCGTACAGCTGACCGCCAGCGTCGGCGTGGCCACGCGCCTGTCGGACGAGGATCTGCCGGCCTCGCTGGTCGAGCGCGCCGACAAGGCGGTGTACGCGGCCAAGCACGGCGGCCGCAACAGTGTGCACGTGGCGCCGGCGGTGTTCAGCTAG